In Danio aesculapii chromosome 17, fDanAes4.1, whole genome shotgun sequence, the sequence TGGTTCACAGATGTGTTTTttgcaaaatgctgctgcaaaaaaaatataaatacagcttttaataaataataatctgcttttaataaataaaaaaacaaactgtcTGCTCTGGTTCAGAAACATGACAACAGagaccaaaaaatatatatgacagCTGCACAGACCACAAAACCCAATCTGACCAATTTGAATACtacattttaaagtgattaggACAGTTGAACTGCACAGATATTAGACTGCAGATATTGGGCTGTCAGATGCAGTTTTTCTGAGCTCAATTGATTGAGAGAGCAgtgatttaaacaaaaaatgagaGGGCTCTTAAAATCttctgtttcagttgaaattatgtCGACACTGGATAATGTTATGTACTACAAGCTCTTCAGGGGACCTTTAAAGGTTCTTCATAGAACCATAAATGTTAATAAACTTACTTTATCATATCCTTCCAGGTCACGCATCTTTTTGACCTCAAACAAATTGCCCTCGACAGACAGCAGGGACACCTGGGAGTCTGTGAGGATGGAGATGGGGATAGAGGAGAGCTCCAGACAGTTCTCCTCTAGCCGCAAGACCTTCAGTCTGGGTGTGCGAGACACCTCTTGAGTCACGCTTGAAATCTGAAACAGAAtgaacacaacacaaaactgtcactCTGACACTGCTCAATACGGTTTTTCGCACTGAGCTTAATCCTAGGTTCTCATCGTTCTGCTCCGTTTCATACCTGTaatttattctgcgataacaacctctTGGATTTACTTTATCTCTGATGTATAGTACGAGCAGTGCTAATGTGATTACAGATAACAGGATTTCGTTCATCCAGGGTTTAAGATGACCCAGGGTTAACAATTTTAAGTGTGAAAAGCCATAAAGTTTCCATAACACAATGAATGAAATCTCACCTGATTCTGATTGAGGTTGATTTCAATGGCTTGCAGTTCAGCCACCTCTGCAGGAACCATCTGGATCTGATTTTTGGAAAGATCCAGAACATCAAGCTGGCGAAGGGTGCCAAGGCCACCGGGAAACTCTTTGAACTGGTTGCCGGACAGGCTCAGGGTGCGCAAGGACTTGAGCTGACCGATTGAAGAAGGAAGCTGTTTTAGCTGGTTTCCATTTAAAATAAGGGTTTCCAGCTTCTTGAGCTTGCCAATGTCATTTGGTAGACTGgctatattcataaaaaaaaaatcaaacatttatGATGTGCACATgggtttattgttatttaatggcATTTAAACACTGTTGtagttttgttctttttttgtaattttctaTTTTACCCCAAAAATATGTTTATACAATTTGTACAATTTTAgttataatagtttttatttcagttttttattttagtacagttaaatgaaaatgagaaatatttaccctatatatatttatatttacactcaccggccactttattaggtacaccttactagtaccgggttgaaccaccttttgccttcagaactgccttaatccttcatggcatagaattaacaaggtactggaaatattcctcagagattttgctccatattgacataatagcatcatgcagttgctgcagatttgtcagctgcacatccatgatgtgaatctcctgttccaccacatcccaaaagtgctctactggattgagatctgctgactgtggaggccatttgagtacagtgaactcattgtcatgttcaataaccagtctgagatgattcgcgctttatgacatggcgcgttatcctgctggataaccatcagaagatgggtccactgtggtcataaagggatggacatggtcagcaacaatactcaggtatgctgtggcattgacatgatgctcaattggtactaatgggcccaaagtgtgccgagaaaatatcccccacacaattacaccaccaccagcctgaatcattgatacatggcaggatggatccatgctttcatattgtttatatttataattctgaccctaccatccgaatgtcacagcataaatcgagactcattagaccaggcaacgtttttccagtcttctattgtctgattttggtgagcctgtgtgaattgtaggcTTAGTTTCTGCataacaagtgcttatttgagttactgttgccttttaatcagcttgaaccagtctggccattctcctctgacctctggcatcaacaaggcatttgcgcccacagaactgccactcaccattctctgtaaaccctagagatggttgtgcgtgaaaatcccagtagatcagcagtttctaaaatactcagaccagcccgtctggcaccaacaaccatgccacattcaaagtcacttaaatcacctttcttccccattctgatgctcggtttaaactgcagcagatcgtctcgaccatgtctacatgcctaaatgcattgagtttctgccatgtgattggttgattagaaatttgcgttaacgagcagatggacaggtgtacctaataaagtggccggtcagtgtatatgaatactttaaatgttaacaaaaaaaaataatttagcaatAAAACAGGTTATTCAGAAAATATAACATTCTTTAGTTCAGCAGGGAGGGAATCACTTGTTAACATATTTGTAGttttaaatttcataattttcattttggttacttttattgttatattCTATAATCCTATTTTTATACCAATATATGTATTAACAATTCATTCAGATAAACAGATATTAAGAATTTCCAATAAAACTTTAAAGTCATCACCTACCCAAAATGGGTCAGTCAAAATAGTCAATATTCAGTAGTTAATTACTAATTTCACATGGagttattatacaaaaaaaaaaaatcatgttgtgACTGCAAACAACACTtccaattaattaaaataaaaaagaagaatgtTTGGTTTATGTTCGTTATGCTTATGTTTCGCTATTCAAGTCAAGACTTACTCAGTTTATTGCTACTTATGGTAAAACTCTTGAGATGCTGGAAGCTTCCTATGAATGCTGGAAGCACCTCGATCTTGTTGTTGGACAGATCGACTGTCCGCAGGTTTGCTGTGAGTTTCTGCAGGTCCTCTGGGAACTACATAAACAAACATGAGTGTGCTGTCTATAATCCACAAGGACGTCGCTGTTAAGTGCATCTGAGTGCTGAATATGATTACCACAAGCCTATTAGTACCTCTGTCAAACCCTTTCCGGTCAGCTGAAAGACTCCAGTCTTCTGAGATGTTTCCAAATGAGCTTTGAGCGCACTGTTCCCCATTTACAGGATATGGATGCTGCAGATCTGATGAATTCGATATCAACAAATCTAAAGCAAAACATACaagcatacaataaaaaaatcaattgtACATGCGTTGAAAATGGAAATGGGTTGAAACAATCAAGGTAATAAAACTGTAATGTAGTTTTAAAATCATAAATTAGACCATGTGCGgttcaattttattttacacataaaGACAATCATATATTTTTACCCTGAGTTTCCAGAAGacatcattaaaatgtttatatagcAAAATAAGATTCTTAAAGGCTTATTCTATTTAATAATCACAGTGTAAGATGCAAAAACTGTCAAaaaatacagatgaagtcagaattattagcccccctttgaattcttttttttcccttttttaaatatttcccaaatgatgtttaacagagcaaggaaattttcacagtatgtctgataatattttttcttctggagaaagtcttatttgttttatttcggctaaaataaaagcagtttaaaattttttaaacagcattttgatgacaaaattattagccctaatttttttgatagtctacagaacaaaccatcattatacaataatttgcctaatcaccctaacctgccttgttaacctaattatctcgttaagcctttaaatgtcactttaagctgtatagaagcgtcttgaaaaatatctagtcaaatattatttactgtcatcatgacaaagataaaataaatcagttattagagatgagttattaaaactattatgtttagaaatgtgttgaaagaaaaatctttttattaaacagaaattggggaaaaaaaataaacaagggggctaataattcaggggaggctaataattctgacttcaactgtatatacagggtttctgcaggttttaccaagataaatttaagactttaagacatttttatgatcattatgaatgaaatcttagacttatacagggctaaatgctaaggattttttttacatataccagttagaaaagattttcacttacccaatcaaaatgattaaaatttattacatttaacaatacaataataataatttttgttagatttttcttaattaattttcaaatatatccattcacaaatcCTATAACATTTACcaagaataaacaaaacatagctgtcacttaagtctacaataataatttaataataaaaatatacgtAAAACCTTCAGAATTACGCtttaaacagggtggagtaacaacttattTAGAGAAAATGCCcacaatttttttgtataaaattatattgttttacatgcacaagcattaaaaaaaaaaaaaaaaacaatattagttaTGGTAAAAAccatgcactcgttttctatattcactgaaatatatgtaaatggcacacaCAGGGCCAaagtttcctttacaaatattattaagaatattccaTATGTtatgctaaaacataaaaccacttacctaacacgtattctaatctcatatataaatcatataaatgtttaatggttgtaatttacagtaggctttatattaagtaataataataataataataataataataataataataataataagactaataagataacaaataagactttctccagatgacaaagtattatcagaaatactgtgaaaatgtccgtgctctgttaaaaatcatttggaaaataatcaggaaaagaaaaaaaaaaaatt encodes:
- the lrrc57 gene encoding leucine-rich repeat-containing protein 57, giving the protein MGNSALKAHLETSQKTGVFQLTGKGLTEFPEDLQKLTANLRTVDLSNNKIEVLPAFIGSFQHLKSFTISSNKLTSLPNDIGKLKKLETLILNGNQLKQLPSSIGQLKSLRTLSLSGNQFKEFPGGLGTLRQLDVLDLSKNQIQMVPAEVAELQAIEINLNQNQISSVTQEVSRTPRLKVLRLEENCLELSSIPISILTDSQVSLLSVEGNLFEVKKMRDLEGYDKYMERFTATKKKFA